A window from Fragaria vesca subsp. vesca linkage group LG5, FraVesHawaii_1.0, whole genome shotgun sequence encodes these proteins:
- the LOC101292414 gene encoding uncharacterized protein LOC101292414 produces the protein MMNAVALFLVATSLVSAGIWSPSPDQQNQKKQGEEVIVKDGHRVVVVEYEDQPGHNPNTKVSISPDHDGHRKGSSAIANNDVSTPSKVARALDNAMENIEEAAASVLPNRGQGHGQGLSKSKTDEVGHHYSGPKELICDAYGKCKHKIASALETKRDIVKGAAHEAKEAAHKVIDINKDIVKGTAHEVKETAQKVGEAVEDAYDVVSEKAQEVGERAKETAYKAKDTVGDAYGRAKDTVEDAYERAKETVSETTHEVGERAKESVEKAMNTAKTAKDMGKTLSGDVQRNASKLKTAPEHVKEKAKEAKETVEEAAEKAKETVEHAAGKVKTGVEDIKDTTDDGRLSRVFKKGGYMLRSTGALFQAVDPLFLGLSLFGFATAYGMSMWITFASSYVLSRVLSPYQFGMVQSKIYKVYFAAMANTVGMALLGHLLNPRRKLTGRNVDALQNYNLMLVELMVLFNMFYLEPKSTKVMFEKLKLEKEEGRGREHVGTRTRGEAERQPLTAEPPTTTPSEVPEGRERVMVQPQVDKLNEAHQKLKKLNSYSSILNVLSLMALTWHLVYLAKQLQSSCC, from the exons ATGATGAATGCTGTGGCGTTGTTCCTCGTTGCGACTTCACTAGTCAGCGCGGGAATCTGGTCACCCAGTCCAGATCAACAGAACCAGAAGAAGCAAGGAGAGGAAGTCATAGTGAAAGACGGGCACAGAGTGGTTGTTGTCGAGTATGAGGATCAACCAGGCCACAACCCTAACACCAAGGTCTCAATCTCGCCGGACCATGACGGACATCGTAAAGGGAGCTCAGCTATTGCCAACAATGACGTTTCGACGCCCTCCAAGGTGGCGAGGGCCTTGGACAATGCCATGGAGAACATCGAAGAAGCCGCCGCCTCGGTTCTTCCAAATCGAGGCCAGGGACATGGCCAAGGCCTTTCGAAATCGAAAACTGATGAAGTTGGTCACCATTACAGTGGCCCAAAAGAGCTCATATGCGATGCCTATGGGAAATGCAAGCACAAAATTGCTAGTGCTTTGGAGACCAAGAGAGATATTGTGAAGGGGGCTGCACATGAAGCCAAAGAGGCAGCACACAAGGTCATAGACATCAACAAGGATATTGTCAAGGGTACTGCACATGAAGTCAAGGAGACGGCTCAGAAGGTAGGAGAGGCGGTGGAAGATGCATACGACGTTGTTTCTGAGAAAGCTCAGGAGGTTGGAGAGCGTGCTAAGGAGACTGCATACAAGGCCAAGGATACAGTTGGAGATGCATATGGAAGAGCCAAGGATACAGTAGAGGATGCCTATGAGAGAGCAAAAGAGACGGTTTCGGAAACAACACATGAGGTTGGAGAACGAGCCAAAGAGTCGGTGGAAAAAGCAATGAACACAGCAAAGACAGCAAAGGATATGGGGAAAACCTTAAGTGGAGATGTACAAAGAAATGCGTCCAAATTGAAAACAGCTCCGGAACATGTCAAGGAGAAAGCAAAAGAGGCCAAAGAAACTGTGGAGGAAGCAGCTGAAAAAGCTAAGGAGACTGTGGAGCACGCTGCTGGTAAGGTAAAGACTGGGGTAGAGGATATAAAGGATACGACTGATGATGGGAGGTTGAGTCGAGTGTTTAAGAAAGGAGGATATATGTTAAGGTCTACGGGGGCATTGTTTCAGGCAGTTGATCCTTTGTTTTTGGGGCTGAGTTTGTTTGGGTTTGCCACTGCTTATGGTATGTCTATGTGGATAACTTTTGCTTCAAGCTACGTGTTGTCTCGGGTGCTTTCCCCGTACCAGTTTGGGATGGTGCAGAGCAAGATTTACAAGGTTTATTTTGCAGCAATGGCCAATACTGTTGGGATGGCCTTGTTGGGACATTTATTGAATCCTCGGAGGAAGTTGACAGGGAGGAATGTTGACGCCTTACAGAACTACAATCTTATGCTTGTCGAGTTGATGGTTCTGTTCAATATGTTTTACTTGGAGCCAAAATCAACCAAG GTGATGTTCGAGAAACTGAAGTTGGAGAAAGAAGAAGGAAGAGGAAGAGAGCATGTTGGTACCAGAACAAGAGGCGAGGCTGAGCGGCAGCCACTCACTGCCGAACCCCCAACCACAACTCCCTCAGAAGTCCCCGAAGGAAGGGAGCGTGTGATGGTTCAGCCTCAGGTTGACAAACTTAACGAGGCGCATCAGAAGCTGAAGAAGCTGAATTCCTACTCATCTATCCTAAACGTCTTGTCACTAATGGCTCTTACTTGGCATCTTGTCTACCTTGCTAAGCAATTGCAAAGTTCGTGCTGCTGA